Proteins co-encoded in one Euleptes europaea isolate rEulEur1 chromosome 1, rEulEur1.hap1, whole genome shotgun sequence genomic window:
- the PTPDC1 gene encoding protein tyrosine phosphatase domain-containing protein 1 isoform X1 codes for MTMQSSPRKRLAVNIFSNFFYGRRHSSSDPLLRKLHRRRSSVVEVLSTSTHRVMVAISSVSPEELNAAFLEKRRIFRRPTAKYTKVGERLRHVIPGYMQCSMACGGRGCKYENPTRWSDEEQAVKGLYSSWVTDNILAMSRPSTEIIEKYNIIEQFQRCCIKTVINLQRPGEHASCGNPLEQESGFTYLPEAFMEAGIYFYNFGWKDYGVASFTTILDMVKVMTFALQEGRVAIHCHAGLGRTGVLIACYLVFATRMTADQAIVYVRTKRPNSVQTRGQLLCVREFSQFLIPLRNVFASCEPKAHAVTLSQFLIRQRHLLHGYESRHLKYVPKLIHLICKLLLELAESRQVIEEEVVEIPDLSAEIEETVSQLASTELDKELTRRDSSTSEPYSYSGSTAFHVGSDECDPFWKRRNVGFLQPLSRGKRRLSFSESDLRRAVYASEHGESPWSVPVQVPFCNKADEKNEEDWRTLQAEINKELLVRSTFTFWSQGKFNLDGKGGCSPGRSPLYDKNRHPKEVQRSKTFSSGFICDREEEDEEDNEELKALNYSCGKRTWSSEDSDSSKAERESFRELSETIPHIVVQSELTLEARRILAVKALADLNEFEGAEDVNCKVEKWQKELNSQNGAWDRICAERDPFILSGLMWSWIEQLKEPVLTNDDVDLLAKNCIDSQEGFKLLEKGKYQTILCILKCVVNLGTIPTDLEERFLDRAIKAFTKMNSDSEHRLHVYNTLRKVFKQILEHQRKHCTEGTGNPV; via the exons ATGACCATGCAGAGTTCACCTAGGAAGCGTCTGGCAGTGAATATTTTTAGCAACTTTTTTTATGGCCGGAGACATTCTTCTTCTGATCCTCTTCTCCGCAAACTTCACAGGCGACGGAGTTCAGTTGTAGAGGTTCTCTCGACTTCTACCCACAGGGTTATGGTAGCCATTTCCTCTGTGAGCCCTGAGGAGCTAAATGCTGCTTTCCTTGAGAAAAGAA GAATATTTCGGCGTCCAACTGCAAAATACACCAAAGTTGGAGAACGTCTTCGCCATGTAATTCCTGGTTATATGCAATGCTCCATGGCATGTGGTGGCCGTGGTTGTAAATATGAAAATCCAACTCGGTGGAGTGATGAGGAACAGGCTGTTAAAGGACTTTACTCATCCTG GGTAACAGATAACATATTAGCCATGTCTCGGCCCTCAACAGAAATTATTGAGAAGTATAATATTATTGAGCAGTTCCAAAG ATGTTGCATAAAAACAGTAATTAACCTTCAGCGCCCTGGGGAACATGCTAGCTGCGGGAATCCGCTGGAACAAGAAAGTGGTTTCACTTACCTTCCTGAAGCTTTCATGGAGGCGGGAA TTTATTTTTATAACTTTGGATGGAAGGATTATGGTGTGGCTTCTTTCACTACTATCCTCGATATGGTAAAAGTGATGACTTTTGCCTTACAGGAAGGAAGGGTAGCTATTCATTGCCATGCTGGACTTGGTCGAACAG GTGTTTTAATAGCTTGTTACTTGGTTTTTGCAACAAGAATGACTGCGGATCAAGCAATTGTTTATGTCAGGACAAAGAGGCCTAACTCAGTTCAAACTAGAGGGCAGCTGTTGTGTGTAAGGGAGTTCTCGCAATTCTTAATCCCACTGCGAAATGTTTTCGCTTCCTGTGAGCCCAAAGCCCATGCAGTTACTCTTTCCCAGTTCCTGATCCGACAGCGACATTTGCTTCATGGTTACGAGAGCAGACACCTCAAGTATGTGCCAAAACTTATTCATTTGATTTGCAAACTGTTGTTGGAGTTGGCTGAAAGCCGGCAAGTGATAGAAGAGGAAGTAGTAGAAATACCAGATCTGTCAGCCGAAATTGAAGAGACTGTTTCCCAATTAGCTTCCACAGAGCTTGATAAAGAGTTAACAAGGCGTGACAGTAGTACCTCAGAGCCATACTCCTACTCAGGATCAACTGCTTTTCATGTAGGCAGTGATGAATGTGATCCTTTTTGGAAGAGGAGGAACGTTGGCTTCCTTCAGCCTCTGAGTCGTGGAAAAAGGCGCCTGAGCTTCAGTGAATCAGATTTAAGGAGAGCCGTatatgcctctgagcatggagagAGTCCATGGTCAGTGCCTGTGCAAGTGCCATTCTGCAACAAAGCAGATGAAAAGAATGAAGAGGACTGGCGAACTCTCCAGGCTGAGATAAACAAAGAACTCTTAGTTCGTAGTACCTTCACTTTCTGGAGTCAGGGTAAATTTAATTTAGATGGAAAAGGAGGTTGTTCTCCTGGTCGTTCTCCTCTTTATGATAAAAACAGACATCCTAAAGAAGTACAACGCAGTAAAACATTTTCTTCAGGCTTTATATGTGATCGGGAGGAAGAGGATGAGGAAGACAATGAAGAACTAAAAGCACTGAACTATAGCTGTGGTAAGAGAACGTGGTCCTCTGAGGATTCAGACTCTTCCAAAGCAGAGCGTGAGAGCTTTAGAGAACTCTCTGAAACGATCCCCCATATTGTTGTGCAATCAGAACTAACTCTGGAAGCCCGAAGAATTTTAGCAGTTAAAGCCCTTGCAGATCTAAATGAATTTGAGGGAGCAGAAGACGTAAACTGCAAGGTGGAAAAGTGGCAG AAAGAATTAAATTCTCAAAATGGAGCCTGGGATAGGATATGTGCTGAGAGAGACCCTTTTATTCTCAGTGGTCTGATGTGGTCTTGGATAGAACAACTAAAAGAACCTGTCTTAACTAATGATGATGTTGACTTACTTGCAAAAAATTGCATAGACTCTCAAGAAGGATTTAAATTGCTAGAAAAG